The nucleotide sequence GCATCTCGACCGCATTTCCCCGATGGCGGTGCGCGTCGGCGCGGTAAACACCATCGTCAACGACGACGGACGGCTCGCGGGCGACACGACCGACGGACCGGGAACGCTGCGCGCATTCGCGGAGGCCGGCGTGGCGCTGGTCGGCAAGCGCATCCTGTTTCTGGGAGCCGGCGGCGCGGTCCGTTCGGTGGCCTTTGCCATGGCGGAGGGTGCCCGCGCGGCCCGAATCACCATCCTGGGACGCACCGCGTCCCGCGTAAAGGAACTCGCCGACGACCTTCGCGCCAAGACGCCCGCGGCCATCGAAACCGGCGATCTCGTCGGGGATCTCGCGGACGCCATCGCGGATCATGAAATCATCGTGCAGGGCACTCCCATCGGGATGTATCCCGATTCCATGGACGATTCGCCGGTTCCGCACGAATGCCTGAGACCGGATCTCGTCGTGTTCGACATGGTATACCGCCCGCTGAAAACCCGTTTGATCCGGGAAGCCGAAATCGCCGGCTGCAAGACCATCCTGGGGGTCGAAATGCTGCTGCACCAAGCCGCCCTCCAATTCGAATTGTGGACCGGCGCGCCGGCCCCGCTGCCCGTGATGCGCCGCGTGCTCCTTGACAATCTGGCCTCATAACGATATGCTGTCCTCGGCAGTGCGAGAGGTTGGGGAGGACCGCAAGACGCGGACGAGCGTAGCCACGACGGCGAAACGGAGGGCGTTCCATGCAAATCCAGACGTTCGTTGGGAAGGTGAGCATCGAAGGACTCAAGCAACTGGACGAGCATATCAACGAGTGGATCGTCAAAAACAAAATCGAGCCCAAACAAATCCACCAGCAATTCGGATATGAACGGCACCATCACATGACCGAAGAGGAACCGGTGCTGATTGTCAGCGTCTGGCACTGACCGGCCCGCGCGCCCTCGAGACGGTTGAAACGCATTGGAAAAGTTACTTGGCGCGAAAGAGGGGACGCCTGTCCGGTCTGTTGTTCCCGGAACCCGTAAACGCCCGACACCACGCAAACGGAACAGTCTGCCCCGCCCTTTTTCCGTAACACGCCCGTGAAGACCGCTATTTTTGGGCGGAAGCGGGCGGCGCCTGTTGCGCGGCGGCCTTGATCCCGTACAGTTCGAGCAACGCGTTGATATTGGTTGAACGGACATCGAATCCGCCGGCCATGGGCACCAGCGCGACGCGCTTGCCGGCCAAGGCCTTGGCGACGGCCAGTTTGACGACCGCCTCGCCGCCGGGTCCGTTGAGCGCCTCGTTCATCTTGCGGATGGCTTCGGCCTCGGCGCGGCCTTCCGCCAAGATGGCTTCGGCCTGGCGTTCCATCTGCTTGTATTGCGCGTCGGCCTTGATCACGGCCTGTTTGTACGCGCCGTCGGCTTCGGCCCGCATGCGGGCGACATCGCCCTTGGCCTCCTCGACCTTGGCCCGGTATTCCTCTTCGGTGGCCATTTTGGTCGAACGGGCTTTTTCGACGCGCTGCTCGGCGACCTTCCGCTGCTCGATCGCGGCCTGATAGTCGGGATTGAAGCGGTAATCGCTGGTGCCGACATTCTCGACCACCACGCCATAGGGCGACAGGATTTCGTTGAGCACCTTGACGACTTCGTGCGCCTTTCCGCTGCGTTTTTCGGCCAGATAGAAGTCTTCGGTCTTCAGTTCGCCGAACACATCGCGGGGTTTGCTGCGCGTGACCGCGCGAATGATGTTTTCCTTGAGTTCGTCCATGTTCGTCGCGACTTCCTGAAGGATCATGGGCGCCTTCTCGGGATCGATCCGCCACGAAACGATGATGTCGAGGCTGATGTCGTTGCCGTCCACGGTCTTGAACAGCAGGTCGTCGCCCCAGCGCCGGTCGCCTTTTGTGTTGACGCCGCTCATTTCGAGCGTGTTCAGGCGCGTGTCGAACGTGTTCCAGTCATTGAAGAAAGGCACGAAGAAGTATGTCGAACCCGGCGGGTACACGCGGTTTTCGACGCCTTTCGGGCCCATCAGCGGAAACTTGCGCGTGCGGACGCCAACCTCGGTCGGACCGGTCGAACGGGGAACGCAACCCGCCAGGCAGGCCACCAATACCGCCGCGGCGATAAGGCGAAGGGCATGTGCGTGTTTCATTGGACGCCTCCTTCCGCCGGAACGGCGGACGCCGGGGTTTCGGCCATCGTCGGTGCATTCTCGCCGGCCGACGGCGCCCCGGACGGTTCCAGCGGCGGGGGAAGGGCCGGCGGCGGCCCCGTTGAGGCGCCCGAGTCCACCTTGACGCCGAACATGTCGAGCACGGAATCCAGCGCGAGCGGATTGACGCCCTGATCGCCCCCGCACGGCACGACGATGGGATCGATCCCCTCGAGCACCTTGACCATTTCGAGCGCCACCTTGCGATCGTAGCCGCCCAACTGCATGGCGGCATTTTTCCATTCGGTCGCTTGGGCCTCGGCTGTCTGCACGAGCAGTTTGCCCTCGGCCCCTTTCCGGCGCGTGTACAGTTCGGTTTCGGCGGCCTTCTCAGTCTTGTAGGCTTCGCCGCCCTCCAATTCCAGTTTGACGAAAACCTCGCCTTCCTGCATGGCCTTCTTGATGGCCGCCTCTTCGGTGTTGGCCTTGGCTTCGGCCTGGTTCTTGAACACCAGTTGATCCTGCAATTTCTTGGCCTCGATGTTCTTCTGGATTTCGTCGCTGTACTTGAAATAGCGGATCAACACCTGGTCCACTTTCATGCCCTTTGGGGCGATTTCCGCATCCAGCAGCGTCTTGGCCATTTCGGTTTTCTTCACGCGCAACGGGCTGTTGTAGAAATCCTCGGTTTTCAGTTCGCCCAACGTCTGCTTGAGGATGGGTTCCGCCTTGGGAAGGATGCCGTTGTTGAGATAAAGCAGGCCCGGCCCCAGTGTCGTCATCAATTTGTACGGATCCACGATCCGGTACAAAATCGTCACGTCCACATCCACGAAAAAGCCGTCCGACGTCTGAATCTTCGCGGCGCGGGAATACGAATGCGACGCCAACGATTTGTCCGGCGCCCTTTCCGCAAGGGACAGTTCCAAGACCAGCACCTGCCGCGGGAAATGGTGCATCTTTTCCATTCCAAACGGTTTTACAAACCAATAACCCGGACCGTAAACGCGTTCCTGAACGCCGCGGTCCATGCCGATCTTGACTTCCTTGATTCCGAATTCATTCGGCTTGACGTAATCGAAAATCGAGGCGGCGAAAGCCAGCGGCAACGCCACGACAAGGACCATCAGGCAGCCCAGCGTCTTGGCGCGCGGCGGCAGGGCCGGCCATTGGAACGGCGCTCCCTTCGGCCCGACATACAGTGGACCCCGGCCACTCGGATCTCTTGTGCTCATGCGTGTACCTCCCTCTTCGCGCTAAACCGCGAGCCATCATACCATAAGACGGCGCGATACATGGATTCCCGCCAACAGCATCGCGCACACGGACAGGACCATGCCCAGACGAAAACTCTCCGGATTGTACTGGAACACGACCGTATGCCGTCCCCCGGGAACCGACACCGCGCGAAACGCATAATAGGCAGGCAGAATTCGGACGGGGCCGCCGTCAATCGTCGCGGTCCAGCCCGGATAATACGCGTCGCCGAGCACCAGAACGCGCGGCCCGGGCGCGTCCGTTTCCATTTCCACGCGCGTCGTGCCGTAATGAACGATCCGGACCGTGCCGGTCGAACCGTTCCGATCTTCCGGCAACGCGATGTCGGGCGGTTCCGGCAGCAACACTTCGCCGCGCGGATCGAACCCGGGATCGCGCAAAATCGCAAAGAGATCGTTCGTGTCCGGAACGATGCGCGCTTTGTCTGTTAGAAAGGCGCGCGGCAGCACGCGGTTGTTTTTATAAATTTCCAGCCCGTCAATCGTATCCAGCCGTTCAAAGCGGCCGGATTCGTGCAGGGGAATGGGCGGCCCGGCCATTGCGTTGTAACGCCATGCCTCCGGATTGACAAGGTAATGCGTGACGTTGTACACCGGCTCGATGGCGTTCCATGCGTCCGTCTTGAGAGTCTGTCGAAGGCGGATGACGCGCTCCGGGTAAATACCGTCATAACCGTTGATGTCCTGGATTCCGTAGGGCGTCATGAATCCCGGCGGCACCATCCCCTCGAGCAATCCCACGCGGCACGGTCCGGGAAGCGCCTGAAGATAGCGGGTCAGGGGCGTGTCCGGATACCACAGAGACCGCGGCGTCGTGACATTGATCCCCCGCCACGCCATCAGGAGATCCGCCGCCACCAGCAACGCGACAAGGGCCGTCGCGGCCCTTGGCCGTTTCATCCTTACGGCCGCCGCGAGAACGAGCATCGTCGCGAGTCCGGCGGCGGCGCACACCATCCAGTGGCCGGTCACGTAATCCTCCATCTTCAACATCCGCACCAGCGGCGCGAAGAACCGATAGACAAGCCATGTCGTGAGATGGATTCCCGCGAAAGCGGCCATGCACCACGCCAAATCGCGCAGGCGGGGACGGCCTTCGAGCCATGCCTGCAGGACCGTCGCCGCCAACAGCGGCAAGGCGAAAACGGCAAATCCAACATAGTAGGTCCGCTTGACAAGGTTGAAACCCGGCAACGCATGCAGCAGGGCAAACGGGGGCGCTTCAAATGCAAGCAACAGGCATATCGCGGCGACCGCCGCAAGGCCGATCGCGCGCGCGCGCATCCGGCGGTCCATGGCCGGGCGCGCCAGCAGCAACGCCGCGACGATCCAAACCGGCAGGCCCGCATAGCCCATCACGAAACGGTTCATGTCGAGTTCGCCCCAGTAGTTTCGTTCGAGGGTCGTGCCGAAAAACCGGGGGATCCAAAGGCTCGCAAGCGCGCGCGCGGGCAACCCCGGATGAGGCCCGAAATTCGCGTGCGCGCCCGCGCCCGGCGGCGTGCTGTTTACGACGTATTCGAGAAACGGCAGCAATTGCGGCGCACACACGATCAACGCGACGAGCCAGCCGCCCAGCCACACACCCAGCGGCTTCAAAATCCCCCCGGTGCGCGCAAGCGCCAGTCGAAAGACCATGTATATCGCAAGACACACGTTCAGCACGAAAGCCGATTCGGGATGGCCCGCGAGGAACATCAGCGTGCCGCCGATGGCCGTCGTCCAGAATGCGCGCCGGAACCGGCTTTCCAGCGCCCACTCCGCGCCAAGGAACACGATCGGAAACCATGCCGCCGCATCGGACACCGGCCAGTACGCCCAGATGAATACATAGCCGCTTAGCATCCACGCGACCGAAAACAGGCGCGCCGCGCCCGCGTTCAGGCGCAAGCCGCGTCCGCACAAGTACGCGGCCATTCCCGCCAGCCACAATTTCAAGAGCACGAAAACCGTGATAGCCGCCGGAAACGACAACACGCGAAACAGCAGCCGCGGCGGATAGAACACCGCGCTCTGGCAATTGGCGAGCAGCGGCATCCCCGCCAGTTCGTGCGGATTCCACAGGGGCCATTCCCCCGCGTCGAGCGCCCATTCCGACACATGATAAAAGGGCAGGAACGCAGACAGCGGATCCGACATGAGATAATTTTGCGACCGCGCGAACCCCTGCGGCGCATGCGCTTTCCACGGACGGCACTCGTACAGAATATCCGAAGGAAACGCCGCCTCCCCCCGCAGAAATACGCCCGGAAACGCCGCCCCCAGCAAGAGCAGCAACACAAGGCCATGGACAAGCCCTTCGCGCAACGGCGTCGAGTCCCGCAACGTCATAATGCCCGCTAGTCTATCGGCGCGCACAAGACCGATGCAAAGCCGTCCGTATTGGAACAAACAACTCCGATTACCGTCTCTCGGGGAAAAACCCCATGGTCCCATGGCGCCCCGGCGAACGATGTTTTTCATTTCAAACAACGGAAAATTGACACCCGTGTGGATGCGCGCTATCTTAATTGGTTGTAAAAGCAGTAAAGCCCCTTTTGGGGCGGCGTTGGAGAAAGTATTATGGGGATTTCTGCCCGAACGAGTCGGACTCGTTCACTCGCGTTTTTCGGCCTCGTATTTTTTTCCTTTCCTGTCTTCGCGTTCGTTGTTCCCAACGGAATGCTGAAGATTCCAATGGCCGACGGAACCTTGCTGGCCACGGATTATTATTTGCCCAAGGAAGGCGGGCCGTCGTGGCCCGTGGTTTTGTCGCGTACAACCTATCCCCGTTCGCAGGGGATGCGGCGGGCGGAACGGTATCTCGATCGCGGTTATGCGTTCGTTTTCCAAGACGTGCGCGGCATCGGGGGCAGCACAGGCGACCGTAACATCTTTTTCGCCGACGGCTGGCGCGACGGCAAGCAGGACGGCGCCGAGACCGTGGCGTGGATCAAGAGCCAGCCTTGGTGCAACGGGAAGATCGCCACGGTGGGCGAGTCGGCTCTCGGCATCACCCAGGTTCTGCTGGCCCCCGCCACGCGCGACCTTGCCTGTCAGATCATCGTCGAAGCCCCGTCCAACTTCTACCATAACTTGGCGTATCAGGGCGGCGTGTGGAAAAAGAATCTGGCCGACACCTGGCTGTCTGTTCTGAGCCTTCGCGAAAGCACGCCCATTTACAAGGGGCATTCCGGCTGGGATGAATTCTGGACCCACTACGACGCGGAAACCAAGGCGCCCGACATCACGGCGCCCGCCATCCATATCGGCGGATGGTTCGACATATTCCTCCAGGGCACGATAAACAACTTCATGTCACGCCAATACAACGGCGGCCCGGGCGCCAAAGGCAACCAGAAACTGATCATGCGTTTCGCGGTGCACAACGGCAGGGATGACCGCGATTACAAGCCCAATCCGAACCGCCGCGACCTGGACATTGGTCAAATCGAACGGCAGTTCATGGACTATTGGATGAAAGGCGAACCGAACGGGATCATGGACCAGCCCGCCGTGTGGTATTACACGATGGGCGACGATCGCGATCCCAACGCGCCGGGCAACGAATGGCGCACCGCCAACGACTGGCCGCCGTTCCCAACAACCGCCACGCCGTTTCACCTTGCGCCGGGAGGGGCGCTCCTGCCGGAACCGAACACCGAATCCGTGCGGTTCGACTACGAGTTCAATCCGCTGAACCCCTTGCGCACGGACGGCGGCGGCAACCTCTTCATGCCCGCCGGTCCGCACGATCAACGCAAGACGAACCGAAACCGCCGGGACGTGCTGAAATTCGCCACGCCGCCTCTGGCGGCGCCGATCGAAGCGACCGGCCGCGTCTCCGTGAAATTGTTCGTCTCCACGGACGCGCCCGACACCGATTTCACGGCCAAGCTTGTGGACATTTTTCCCCCGGGCGACGACCGGGAAATCTTGATCCTCGACGGCATTCAACGGCTCAGGTTTCGCAACGGCTTCGATTCCCCCGCGCCGCCACCCGCCTCGCCGGACGATGTGTTCGAAATCACGATCGATCTCTGGAGCACCAGCTGGATTTTCAACACCAACCACCGCATCGGCGTGCAGATTTCCAGCAGCAACTATCCGCGCTACGAGGTCAATCCCAACAACGGGGACGATTTCCCCGGCAAGACCGCGATGCGCACCGCCCACAACGCCGTTCATGCCGGCAAAGCATATCCGAGCGCCCTCATCCTGCCCGTCAGGCAATGAACGGACCCGGAACGGCCCTTTTCAAAACATCAAAGTTTTTCGATGCCCGCGCGTTGCGCGATGGCCTCGGGAAATCCTTCCTCCCCCGGGGCAATGCCGAAGAAGTTGTCGTGCTCGCGGCAGGTTTCGATGCGGTTCTGGCAACGGTTGTTGTAGTTCATGGGCGTGGCCACGTTGTAGACGCAGTTTCCGGTAATCTCGATGAATCCGCTTCCCTCGTCGAGGTAAATGCCGCCGGGACCGCCGCCGACCGTGTTGTCGTGGATGTGGTTGCCGCGGATGATCGTGCCGGGCTGGTTGCCGAGCGTGTAGATGCCGCCGCCGTCGTTGCGCCTGAGCATGACATCGTGGATATGGTTGTACTCGATGCGGTTGTTCGCGGCGGGCGTCGGCGACTCGTATTTATACGGTATCGCATAGCCGCCCGCGCCCGCGTCCGCCTCGCCCCAACCCCATCCGACGGACACGCCGCTGTAGGGCAGGTCGTGGATGTGGTTGTGGGCGATGATCGTGTCGCACACATAACCCGCAAACACGCCGATACTGTCTTGGTACTCGACGCCGATATCGTGAATCTCGCAGTTCAGGAT is from Candidatus Hydrogenedentota bacterium and encodes:
- a CDS encoding shikimate dehydrogenase produces the protein MIDAHTRLCAVIGNPVGHSLSPAIHNAAFQALGLNYVYVAFSVTDVAGCLAGMRAMSGFRGMSVTIPHKRAVMEHLDRISPMAVRVGAVNTIVNDDGRLAGDTTDGPGTLRAFAEAGVALVGKRILFLGAGGAVRSVAFAMAEGARAARITILGRTASRVKELADDLRAKTPAAIETGDLVGDLADAIADHEIIVQGTPIGMYPDSMDDSPVPHECLRPDLVVFDMVYRPLKTRLIREAEIAGCKTILGVEMLLHQAALQFELWTGAPAPLPVMRRVLLDNLAS
- a CDS encoding SPFH domain-containing protein, giving the protein MKHAHALRLIAAAVLVACLAGCVPRSTGPTEVGVRTRKFPLMGPKGVENRVYPPGSTYFFVPFFNDWNTFDTRLNTLEMSGVNTKGDRRWGDDLLFKTVDGNDISLDIIVSWRIDPEKAPMILQEVATNMDELKENIIRAVTRSKPRDVFGELKTEDFYLAEKRSGKAHEVVKVLNEILSPYGVVVENVGTSDYRFNPDYQAAIEQRKVAEQRVEKARSTKMATEEEYRAKVEEAKGDVARMRAEADGAYKQAVIKADAQYKQMERQAEAILAEGRAEAEAIRKMNEALNGPGGEAVVKLAVAKALAGKRVALVPMAGGFDVRSTNINALLELYGIKAAAQQAPPASAQK
- a CDS encoding SPFH domain-containing protein translates to MSTRDPSGRGPLYVGPKGAPFQWPALPPRAKTLGCLMVLVVALPLAFAASIFDYVKPNEFGIKEVKIGMDRGVQERVYGPGYWFVKPFGMEKMHHFPRQVLVLELSLAERAPDKSLASHSYSRAAKIQTSDGFFVDVDVTILYRIVDPYKLMTTLGPGLLYLNNGILPKAEPILKQTLGELKTEDFYNSPLRVKKTEMAKTLLDAEIAPKGMKVDQVLIRYFKYSDEIQKNIEAKKLQDQLVFKNQAEAKANTEEAAIKKAMQEGEVFVKLELEGGEAYKTEKAAETELYTRRKGAEGKLLVQTAEAQATEWKNAAMQLGGYDRKVALEMVKVLEGIDPIVVPCGGDQGVNPLALDSVLDMFGVKVDSGASTGPPPALPPPLEPSGAPSAGENAPTMAETPASAVPAEGGVQ
- a CDS encoding YfhO family protein, which encodes MTLRDSTPLREGLVHGLVLLLLLGAAFPGVFLRGEAAFPSDILYECRPWKAHAPQGFARSQNYLMSDPLSAFLPFYHVSEWALDAGEWPLWNPHELAGMPLLANCQSAVFYPPRLLFRVLSFPAAITVFVLLKLWLAGMAAYLCGRGLRLNAGAARLFSVAWMLSGYVFIWAYWPVSDAAAWFPIVFLGAEWALESRFRRAFWTTAIGGTLMFLAGHPESAFVLNVCLAIYMVFRLALARTGGILKPLGVWLGGWLVALIVCAPQLLPFLEYVVNSTPPGAGAHANFGPHPGLPARALASLWIPRFFGTTLERNYWGELDMNRFVMGYAGLPVWIVAALLLARPAMDRRMRARAIGLAAVAAICLLLAFEAPPFALLHALPGFNLVKRTYYVGFAVFALPLLAATVLQAWLEGRPRLRDLAWCMAAFAGIHLTTWLVYRFFAPLVRMLKMEDYVTGHWMVCAAAGLATMLVLAAAVRMKRPRAATALVALLVAADLLMAWRGINVTTPRSLWYPDTPLTRYLQALPGPCRVGLLEGMVPPGFMTPYGIQDINGYDGIYPERVIRLRQTLKTDAWNAIEPVYNVTHYLVNPEAWRYNAMAGPPIPLHESGRFERLDTIDGLEIYKNNRVLPRAFLTDKARIVPDTNDLFAILRDPGFDPRGEVLLPEPPDIALPEDRNGSTGTVRIVHYGTTRVEMETDAPGPRVLVLGDAYYPGWTATIDGGPVRILPAYYAFRAVSVPGGRHTVVFQYNPESFRLGMVLSVCAMLLAGIHVSRRLMV
- a CDS encoding CocE/NonD family hydrolase; protein product: MADGTLLATDYYLPKEGGPSWPVVLSRTTYPRSQGMRRAERYLDRGYAFVFQDVRGIGGSTGDRNIFFADGWRDGKQDGAETVAWIKSQPWCNGKIATVGESALGITQVLLAPATRDLACQIIVEAPSNFYHNLAYQGGVWKKNLADTWLSVLSLRESTPIYKGHSGWDEFWTHYDAETKAPDITAPAIHIGGWFDIFLQGTINNFMSRQYNGGPGAKGNQKLIMRFAVHNGRDDRDYKPNPNRRDLDIGQIERQFMDYWMKGEPNGIMDQPAVWYYTMGDDRDPNAPGNEWRTANDWPPFPTTATPFHLAPGGALLPEPNTESVRFDYEFNPLNPLRTDGGGNLFMPAGPHDQRKTNRNRRDVLKFATPPLAAPIEATGRVSVKLFVSTDAPDTDFTAKLVDIFPPGDDREILILDGIQRLRFRNGFDSPAPPPASPDDVFEITIDLWSTSWIFNTNHRIGVQISSSNYPRYEVNPNNGDDFPGKTAMRTAHNAVHAGKAYPSALILPVRQ